The following proteins are encoded in a genomic region of Arachis ipaensis cultivar K30076 chromosome B02, Araip1.1, whole genome shotgun sequence:
- the LOC107628403 gene encoding uncharacterized protein LOC107628403, translating into MDGRRRITLYDQMTAGKTTSLADLILHDSVTAVSAVAADTTAAAADSESCELSQSRTLVDILREDEHNNITTADRKSRKSFSFMDKLRFKLALNSRSNYSNENNSTNIDDNNNNNSSSNNHIDTNLSELQARIDPDELTQQDATTHRQQNDAIATAAAADTEIPAEVAVVGPVGVSLMDLLEETDMETGFEVPSYRMSNADFEDVIECVEEKCEEEGASIVERNCCVCMVRHRGAAFIPCGHTFCRLCSREVWVNRGNCPLCNNFILEILDIF; encoded by the coding sequence ATGGATGGTCGCCGGAGGATAACACTTTATGATCAAATGACAGCTGGCAAAACCACCTCCCTAGCAGATTTGATCCTTCACGACAGTGTCACCGCCGTCTCTGCCGTCGCCGCAGACACCACCGCCGCCGCTGCCGATTCTGAAAGCTGCGAGTTGAGCCAAAGCCGAACCCTCGTAGATATCCTCCGCGAAGATGAACACAACAACATCACCACAGCGGACCGCAAATCTAGAAAATCCTTCAGTTTCATGGACAAGCTTAGATTCAAGCTCGCTCTCAATTCAAGATCAAATTACAGTAATGAAAACAATTCCACTAACATCgacgacaacaacaacaacaacagcagcagcaacaatCATATTGATACCAACCTATCCGAGTTGCAAGCGCGCATCGATCCGGACGAGTTGACTCAGCAAGACGCGACGACTCACCGACAGCAAAACGACGCCATTGCTACTGCCGCCGCCGCAGACACTGAAATCCCGGCGGAAGTCGCGGTGGTGGGACCGGTTGGCGTGTCGCTAATGGATTTGTTGGAGGAAACGGACATGGAAACGGGATTCGAAGTTCCGAGTTACAGAATGAGCAATGCTGATTTTGAGGATGTGATTGAATGTGTAGAAGAAAAGTGCGAAGAAGAAGGGGCGAGTATCGTGGAACGTAACTGCTGCGTGTGCATGGTGAGGCATAGAGGTGCGGCTTTTATACCCTGTGGGCACACGTTCTGCAGGTTGTGCTCCAGGGAGGTTTGGGTCAACAGAGGGAACTGCCCTCTCTGCAATAATTTCATCTTGGAAATTCTTGATATTTTCTGA